From the genome of Cytobacillus firmus, one region includes:
- a CDS encoding spore germination protein gives MDRFINEIKAELGNNGDFHLQRDYLADSAVMLLGFNTLIDFIKTRTVLHKHAESILLQNQPAEDLWRAIGEVFEGDVQKAISSIYEGKLVIHFENTDRFIIMEPVSAMLDRSIDSPTNENVIQGALDSFTEGIDTNIGIVRKLMNSDEIRIDSFLAGCSRKNKLSLLYLDGQADVNLVNSIRDHIEKNIQMEACDLQGIAKMLGFPSWNAISKFNTTELPHHAVQNLKKGKVVLFVDRLPFALILPSLFWDMFAIENDRNFPLPIMFAIRIIRIIGILVTLISPGLYVALVSVNPEVLQIQLALSVAQSREGVPYPALVEIILMLVILELILEASVRLPKSIGPTITMVGGIILGQAAVEAKLVSNLLIIILAATTIANSTIVGFQNAVSIRLFKYAIVLLAAIFGILGLVAGLVFIGAYLASLNTYGKSYLYLNVKGNESNGG, from the coding sequence ATGGATCGATTTATTAATGAAATAAAAGCAGAGCTTGGGAACAACGGAGATTTTCATCTTCAAAGGGACTATCTAGCCGATTCTGCCGTGATGCTGCTGGGATTTAATACACTCATCGATTTTATTAAAACGAGAACGGTGCTTCACAAACATGCGGAGAGTATCCTTTTGCAGAATCAGCCTGCTGAGGATTTATGGCGGGCCATTGGGGAAGTGTTTGAAGGGGATGTCCAAAAAGCCATTTCATCCATTTATGAAGGCAAGCTGGTAATCCATTTTGAAAACACCGACCGTTTTATCATTATGGAGCCTGTATCCGCTATGCTCGATCGTTCGATTGATTCACCCACAAATGAAAATGTTATTCAAGGGGCATTGGATTCCTTTACAGAAGGAATCGATACTAATATCGGCATCGTCCGAAAACTGATGAATTCAGACGAAATCAGAATCGACTCTTTTTTAGCCGGCTGCAGCCGCAAAAACAAATTATCCTTGCTGTATTTAGACGGCCAAGCGGATGTGAATCTGGTTAACAGCATTCGTGATCATATTGAAAAAAATATCCAAATGGAAGCATGTGATCTGCAGGGGATTGCCAAAATGCTGGGGTTTCCGTCTTGGAATGCGATTTCAAAGTTTAATACGACTGAGCTGCCCCATCATGCGGTTCAGAATCTGAAAAAAGGAAAAGTCGTTCTGTTCGTAGATCGATTGCCTTTTGCTCTCATTCTCCCAAGTCTGTTCTGGGATATGTTTGCTATTGAAAATGACCGGAATTTTCCTCTTCCTATTATGTTTGCCATTAGGATTATCAGAATCATCGGCATTCTGGTGACGCTGATCAGTCCTGGGCTTTATGTGGCTTTGGTCTCAGTCAACCCTGAAGTATTGCAGATTCAGCTTGCTTTATCAGTTGCCCAAAGCCGTGAAGGGGTTCCCTATCCGGCTTTGGTAGAAATTATTCTCATGCTTGTCATCCTTGAATTAATCCTGGAAGCAAGTGTAAGGCTGCCGAAATCCATTGGCCCCACCATTACAATGGTCGGAGGAATTATCCTGGGACAGGCTGCCGTGGAAGCAAAATTAGTCAGCAATCTGCTGATCATCATTCTTGCCGCCACAACCATTGCCAATTCAACCATCGTCGGGTTTCAGAATGCTGTCTCCATTCGGCTGTTCAAGTACGCCATTGTGCTTCTCGCGGCAATATTTGGCATCTTAGGGCTGGTTGCCGGCTTGGTTTTCATTGGCGCTTACCTGGCAAGCCTCAATACCTATGGAAAGTCCTATCTCTACTTAAATGTAAAAGGGAATGAAAGCAATGGCGGATAA
- a CDS encoding GNAT family N-acetyltransferase, protein MRIIAVHEHPHLLDSAVQFFWEKWGTEENFTFYQDCMIHSGKTEDGIPRFYAAIQDEQFIGTYALIRNDLNSRQDVHPWLACLYIDPDCRGKQFGARLLDHAIEEAANLGFKKLYLQTDLEGYYEKYGWTHRGEVYGAGGGSIPFYEKGTGT, encoded by the coding sequence ATGAGAATTATCGCAGTTCACGAACATCCTCATTTATTGGATAGCGCAGTTCAATTTTTCTGGGAGAAGTGGGGAACAGAAGAAAACTTCACTTTTTACCAGGATTGCATGATTCACTCCGGGAAAACTGAGGACGGGATTCCGAGGTTTTATGCAGCCATCCAGGATGAGCAATTCATTGGCACGTATGCATTAATCCGCAATGATCTTAATAGCCGGCAGGATGTGCATCCGTGGCTGGCATGTCTGTACATTGACCCGGACTGCAGAGGGAAGCAGTTTGGCGCCCGGCTGCTTGATCATGCTATTGAAGAAGCGGCGAACCTTGGATTTAAAAAACTCTATCTTCAGACGGATTTGGAAGGGTATTATGAAAAATACGGCTGGACGCATCGAGGAGAGGTGTACGGGGCGGGCGGCGGCTCCATTCCCTTTTATGAAAAGGGGACAGGGACTTAA
- a CDS encoding polysaccharide deacetylase family protein: MFKRLKWPSWAVFCLFIMGIYFFISSGADTSLQAFSRTETTSPAAFPGLNLETRTKETKSYTLAISTPITKIENLNKPMKEWIQAQEMEFLELVQANRQVLDSEEFRAHLNIKAEPKKASDTMYTLVFEAYQYTGGANGQAAVKTFTIDLANQKMVQLADVFHMDEESLTTLRTMIKNQIGQKEELQDYLFDDMLEEALENPSSWKWSLSGKNFTLYFNEYEIAAGAAGAVKVKIPIEQIRPLLKDEIALHLKLPDIQLPEPEVEEQEAAPLDPNGKYIALTFDDGPHPKVTPLILDILKKHNAKATFYMLGSQAQFYPALASQVAAEGHEIGNHSDSHADLSSLGEKEIRKEMEEASAKIKEASGQLPATVRPPYGAMNEDVKKIAGMAHTPLILWSVDSLDWKTLNASSIQKIVKANAVPGSIVLMHDIHMPTAQALPDLLKYLEKEGYEFITVSELLSLQEQEVTGTFFGKRS; the protein is encoded by the coding sequence TTGTTTAAGCGGTTAAAATGGCCTTCGTGGGCAGTATTCTGCCTCTTCATTATGGGCATCTATTTTTTCATCAGCTCTGGAGCTGACACCAGCCTGCAGGCCTTTTCCAGAACAGAAACAACTTCCCCGGCAGCTTTCCCCGGATTAAACCTAGAAACCCGGACAAAGGAAACGAAATCTTATACCCTTGCGATCAGTACTCCTATAACTAAAATTGAGAATTTAAACAAACCCATGAAAGAGTGGATTCAGGCTCAGGAAATGGAATTCCTGGAACTTGTGCAGGCAAACCGGCAAGTGCTGGACAGCGAAGAATTCCGTGCCCATCTCAATATCAAAGCTGAGCCGAAAAAGGCCTCCGATACCATGTACACCCTGGTATTTGAAGCCTACCAGTACACCGGCGGCGCCAATGGGCAGGCCGCGGTCAAAACGTTCACGATTGACCTTGCGAATCAGAAAATGGTGCAGCTTGCCGATGTTTTCCATATGGATGAGGAGTCACTGACAACACTCAGGACGATGATAAAAAACCAAATTGGCCAGAAGGAAGAACTCCAGGACTATCTGTTTGATGACATGCTTGAAGAAGCGCTTGAAAATCCGTCGAGCTGGAAATGGTCACTGAGCGGCAAGAATTTCACGCTTTATTTTAACGAATATGAAATTGCTGCCGGTGCAGCCGGAGCGGTCAAGGTGAAAATTCCAATCGAACAGATTCGTCCCCTCTTAAAGGATGAAATTGCCCTGCATTTGAAGCTCCCTGACATCCAGCTGCCTGAACCCGAAGTCGAAGAACAGGAAGCAGCTCCACTTGATCCAAACGGCAAGTATATTGCTCTTACCTTTGATGATGGGCCGCACCCGAAAGTCACACCGCTTATATTGGATATTTTAAAGAAGCATAACGCAAAGGCTACCTTTTATATGCTTGGCAGTCAGGCGCAATTTTATCCTGCACTCGCAAGCCAAGTGGCTGCGGAAGGCCATGAAATCGGAAATCACAGTGACAGCCATGCGGACCTTTCTTCTCTCGGCGAAAAAGAAATCCGCAAAGAAATGGAAGAGGCCAGCGCCAAAATCAAGGAAGCAAGCGGCCAGCTTCCCGCAACCGTCCGTCCGCCTTATGGCGCCATGAATGAAGATGTGAAAAAAATTGCCGGAATGGCCCATACACCGCTTATTCTTTGGTCTGTCGACTCACTTGACTGGAAAACACTAAACGCTTCATCGATTCAAAAAATTGTGAAGGCCAATGCCGTGCCAGGCTCAATCGTCTTAATGCACGACATCCATATGCCAACTGCTCAAGCACTTCCAGACCTGCTGAAGTACCTGGAAAAAGAGGGCTACGAATTCATTACCGTCTCCGAGCTTCTATCCCTGCAGGAACAGGAAGTGACCGGTACGTTTTTTGGAAAAAGATCATAA
- a CDS encoding YeeE/YedE family protein encodes MRLAQVEGNSKSWVSAPTTVVSNLNPIQKPFVAAGVLAAIILFISIINTANMTQGVLFIIGIALGMTLLHARFGFTSAFRRFASVGNGQGLQAHMLMLAVASALFAIILSTGFSFTGIEPKGYVSPVGVSVLFGSFIFGIGMQLGNGCASGTLYSVGGGQSSMILTLISFIAGSTIGAYHFSFWMEETPSLPPISLATSTGLGYGGALVVQLALFALIYWVTLQIAKKRKAPMMKALPTMAGWKKILRGSWPLFTAAIVLALLNALTLTVRGTPWGITSAFALWGGKTLMAMGIDVTSWGYFASDPNLAALKNTVLADSTSVMNFGIILGAFISAASQGTFKPGKIKPGVAGAAIVGGLLMGYGSRLAFGCNIGAYFGGIASFSLHGWVWAIMAMLGTGVALFIRPLFGLKNPKSTDSVC; translated from the coding sequence ATGAGGTTGGCTCAAGTAGAAGGTAATAGTAAATCATGGGTTTCGGCACCAACAACAGTTGTTTCAAACTTAAATCCGATTCAAAAGCCTTTCGTTGCAGCTGGTGTTCTTGCAGCTATCATTTTGTTCATTTCCATTATAAATACAGCGAACATGACGCAGGGAGTTCTATTTATTATTGGAATAGCACTTGGCATGACTTTGCTTCATGCCCGCTTTGGCTTCACATCTGCATTCAGGCGCTTTGCAAGCGTAGGGAACGGGCAGGGCCTGCAGGCGCATATGCTGATGCTGGCAGTTGCTTCAGCTTTATTTGCGATTATTTTAAGCACAGGCTTCAGTTTTACAGGAATTGAGCCTAAAGGATATGTGTCTCCTGTAGGAGTCAGCGTCCTGTTTGGTTCCTTTATTTTTGGAATAGGGATGCAGCTTGGGAATGGCTGTGCATCCGGTACTTTATATTCTGTAGGCGGAGGGCAATCCTCCATGATCCTGACACTGATTTCTTTCATCGCTGGTTCCACGATTGGAGCGTACCACTTCTCATTTTGGATGGAAGAAACACCGTCATTGCCGCCAATCTCCCTGGCTACCTCTACGGGACTCGGATATGGCGGGGCATTGGTGGTCCAGCTTGCTTTGTTTGCATTGATTTATTGGGTGACCCTGCAAATTGCGAAAAAGCGCAAAGCACCAATGATGAAAGCTTTGCCTACAATGGCTGGGTGGAAAAAAATCCTGCGAGGCTCATGGCCATTGTTCACAGCGGCAATTGTATTGGCGCTGCTGAATGCACTGACTTTGACTGTCCGCGGAACGCCTTGGGGCATCACATCCGCGTTCGCGCTATGGGGCGGAAAAACGCTGATGGCAATGGGAATCGATGTAACATCATGGGGATACTTTGCATCAGATCCGAACTTAGCGGCATTGAAAAATACAGTGCTTGCTGATTCTACAAGTGTTATGAACTTCGGCATCATCCTGGGTGCCTTTATTTCAGCGGCATCACAGGGAACATTCAAGCCTGGGAAAATTAAGCCGGGTGTCGCAGGTGCTGCGATTGTCGGCGGACTGCTGATGGGATATGGTTCCCGTCTTGCATTCGGATGTAACATCGGCGCCTACTTTGGCGGAATTGCATCCTTCAGCCTGCACGGCTGGGTATGGGCGATTATGGCCATGCTTGGAACAGGTGTGGCGTTGTTCATCCGTCCGCTGTTTGGATTGAAGAACCCGAAATCTACAGATTCGGTTTGTTAA
- a CDS encoding Xaa-Pro dipeptidyl-peptidase, giving the protein MKKKKLLRPAAVLAVISMTLSSLAYTPSNAAAKEEPVQAAQIEDVKSQPIYSYEEAIRETIYVESTLDSDENGKADRIAVDIIRPKETEEGLKVPVIMDASPYYESLGRGNESEVKDRDKDGVNEKFPLFYDNYFVPRGYAVALPEMVGTNNSDGCPTTGGYEEIESIRVVIDWMNGRAKAWDQDNNEVKAEWTTGNVGMIGKSYDGTLANGVAATGVEGLKTIVPIGAISSWYNYYRYEGLTYYNNGPGGLASRVASSSRKEACKPVFDRLNSEADDPSGDYNDFWDERNYVKDVKNVKASVFAVHGLNDYNVKMNHLADWWTALAKEDVPRKLWLTQTGHVDPFDFRRAEWVDTLHRWFDYWLMDMENGIMDEPAVDIERGADNWETQASWPDQNAADVKIRLAPGENDQTNGTLTTGSVKGNFKQSFTDNPTQTEQQMVTNETAVKSDRLAFLSPQLKEDVRLSGIPEISLRAKVDKEDSNLTVLIVDYGTDTRINHEGPGEGVRTLDTETCWGESSSTDDACYKETEKTTHTAPYEVVTRGWFDPQNWKTIEQDDPLKEGKNYKFEWGALPEDYVFKEGHRIGIIIAGSDRRRAIPSTTGATFEVKMGQSYISLPVVGGRKAVGF; this is encoded by the coding sequence ATGAAAAAGAAAAAGCTTCTCAGACCTGCAGCTGTGTTAGCGGTCATTTCTATGACTCTATCATCACTTGCCTACACGCCTTCAAATGCAGCTGCGAAAGAAGAGCCTGTACAGGCAGCACAAATCGAGGATGTAAAGTCTCAGCCAATTTATTCATATGAAGAGGCGATTCGTGAGACGATCTATGTCGAGTCCACACTTGATTCGGATGAAAACGGAAAAGCAGACCGGATTGCCGTAGATATCATCCGTCCGAAAGAAACAGAAGAAGGATTGAAGGTTCCCGTGATCATGGATGCGAGCCCGTACTATGAGAGTCTTGGGCGCGGAAATGAAAGTGAAGTGAAAGACCGGGACAAGGATGGCGTGAACGAGAAGTTTCCTCTATTTTATGATAATTATTTTGTTCCAAGAGGGTATGCTGTAGCATTGCCCGAGATGGTTGGAACGAACAATTCTGATGGCTGCCCGACAACTGGCGGATATGAAGAGATTGAGAGCATCAGAGTAGTAATTGACTGGATGAATGGCAGAGCAAAGGCATGGGATCAAGATAATAACGAAGTGAAAGCAGAATGGACAACCGGGAATGTAGGCATGATTGGAAAGTCCTATGATGGTACACTGGCAAATGGGGTTGCCGCTACAGGAGTAGAAGGCTTAAAGACCATTGTTCCAATTGGCGCCATAAGCAGCTGGTACAATTATTACCGTTATGAGGGACTTACATATTACAACAACGGGCCAGGCGGCCTGGCCAGCAGAGTTGCAAGCAGCTCCCGCAAAGAGGCCTGCAAGCCGGTGTTCGATCGCTTGAACTCAGAAGCGGATGATCCATCAGGCGATTATAATGATTTTTGGGATGAACGAAATTACGTGAAAGACGTTAAAAACGTAAAAGCAAGTGTGTTTGCAGTCCATGGATTAAACGATTACAATGTGAAAATGAATCACCTTGCGGACTGGTGGACAGCACTTGCGAAAGAAGATGTACCGCGTAAATTATGGCTCACTCAAACCGGCCATGTCGATCCATTTGACTTCCGCAGGGCAGAGTGGGTTGATACCCTTCACCGCTGGTTTGATTACTGGCTGATGGATATGGAGAATGGCATTATGGATGAGCCCGCTGTTGATATTGAAAGAGGCGCGGATAATTGGGAAACTCAAGCTTCCTGGCCGGATCAAAATGCGGCAGATGTCAAGATCCGTCTGGCACCAGGCGAGAATGACCAGACAAATGGCACGCTGACAACAGGATCTGTGAAGGGCAATTTTAAACAATCTTTTACAGATAACCCAACCCAAACGGAGCAGCAGATGGTCACGAATGAAACGGCTGTCAAAAGCGATCGCCTGGCATTTTTATCTCCACAGCTTAAAGAAGACGTCCGTTTGAGCGGCATACCTGAAATTTCACTTCGGGCAAAGGTAGATAAAGAAGACTCCAACTTAACAGTTCTCATTGTAGACTATGGAACAGATACCCGCATCAATCATGAGGGTCCAGGAGAGGGTGTCCGGACACTTGATACAGAAACCTGCTGGGGAGAAAGCAGTTCAACAGATGATGCCTGCTACAAAGAAACAGAGAAAACCACTCACACAGCACCATATGAAGTTGTGACAAGAGGATGGTTTGATCCGCAGAACTGGAAAACGATTGAGCAGGACGACCCTTTAAAAGAGGGCAAGAATTATAAGTTTGAATGGGGTGCTTTGCCCGAAGACTACGTATTTAAGGAAGGTCACCGAATTGGCATCATCATCGCCGGAAGTGACCGGAGACGTGCCATTCCTTCAACAACAGGCGCGACATTTGAAGTAAAAATGGGGCAAAGTTATATCAGTCTTCCTGTTGTGGGCGGAAGAAAAGCGGTTGGATTTTAA
- a CDS encoding GNAT family N-acetyltransferase, translating into MAIPFETDRLQLRTMQADDLDAISEIWGSPEVMKHCGGASTKSRIQRSIDFYRRLQNEKGYSVYTVLLKESSSTIGVCGFNPTENEHEVELLYHFNQHYWGKGYATEAAAACVAALRKSGLNVRKISAAVDPANPASGKVLEKIGMTAAGMKWFEDTQQEELCYEMEFT; encoded by the coding sequence ATGGCCATTCCTTTTGAAACAGACCGGCTCCAGCTCCGGACCATGCAGGCCGATGACCTGGATGCAATTTCTGAGATTTGGGGCAGTCCTGAGGTAATGAAACACTGCGGCGGTGCCAGTACAAAAAGCCGAATCCAGCGCTCCATTGACTTTTACCGGAGGCTGCAGAATGAAAAAGGCTACTCTGTTTATACTGTTTTGCTAAAAGAATCCTCCTCCACCATCGGGGTTTGCGGGTTTAACCCGACTGAAAATGAACACGAAGTCGAGCTCCTCTATCATTTTAATCAGCATTACTGGGGCAAGGGGTATGCTACTGAAGCTGCGGCTGCGTGCGTGGCCGCTTTAAGGAAAAGTGGCCTGAATGTGCGGAAAATATCCGCGGCAGTGGATCCGGCCAACCCTGCATCCGGAAAGGTGCTCGAAAAAATCGGCATGACTGCGGCCGGCATGAAGTGGTTTGAAGATACACAGCAGGAAGAACTCTGTTATGAAATGGAATTTACATAA
- a CDS encoding YitT family protein yields the protein MHVLYKSLILGIAAGIQGIAMTFFLFPHFIPSGGAASLAVLFNYLLDTPYSVTLWILNAGLLLAAAKWLGKSSVIWTLFCVSVTSVTIDFLTPYITEPLNPVLMDLLLGAAVFGVGVGILFRMGASSGGMDILALIISKARGSAPGRTLFYINGSLLLLTGVVVDWKVIVYAVICQMIGTRMIDLIYKLELDISSKKAVN from the coding sequence ATGCACGTACTCTATAAATCTTTGATTTTAGGAATAGCTGCCGGCATCCAGGGAATCGCGATGACCTTTTTCTTGTTTCCGCATTTTATCCCTTCCGGCGGAGCGGCGAGTCTGGCAGTTTTATTCAATTATCTATTGGACACCCCTTATTCGGTGACATTGTGGATTTTGAATGCGGGCCTGCTGCTGGCAGCGGCCAAATGGCTCGGGAAAAGCAGTGTGATCTGGACGCTGTTTTGTGTTTCGGTTACTTCGGTTACGATTGATTTTCTGACTCCATACATAACGGAACCGCTGAATCCGGTTCTCATGGATCTTTTGCTTGGAGCAGCAGTCTTTGGAGTTGGAGTCGGCATCTTATTCCGGATGGGCGCTTCGTCAGGGGGCATGGATATCCTGGCGTTAATCATTTCCAAAGCAAGAGGAAGTGCGCCGGGACGGACGCTGTTTTACATAAATGGCAGTCTGCTTTTGCTTACAGGGGTTGTCGTGGACTGGAAGGTTATTGTTTATGCGGTGATCTGCCAGATGATCGGGACGCGGATGATTGATCTCATTTACAAGCTTGAACTTGATATAAGTAGTAAAAAGGCCGTTAATTGA
- a CDS encoding DNA-3-methyladenine glycosylase family protein → MSFQFVNWKDAENGLVLFTPPEFSFSENLRYLSRSANECLYEISGEAIRRAISIRDEKLLLEISGESDQFLAVRIHKPVTHQMKAEIAAYIHDWFDLGTGLTSFYEMAKKDPLLKKPAEQFFGLRVMGIPDLFEALAWGILGQQINLTYAYTLKRRLVEKYGEPLENGGCKYWLFPAAETIARLTIEDLADLKMTVKKCEYLIDTARLIANGELSKEDLLKGDVKAAEKKLTRIRGIGPWTAHYVLMRCLRFPNAFPIDDVGLHNAIKVITGSERKPAREEILKYSARWENWEAYATFYLWRVLY, encoded by the coding sequence ATGAGCTTTCAATTTGTTAACTGGAAAGATGCTGAAAATGGTCTGGTGCTTTTCACTCCGCCTGAATTCAGCTTTTCCGAAAACCTGCGATACTTGTCACGTTCTGCAAATGAATGCCTTTATGAGATTTCCGGCGAGGCCATTAGACGCGCTATTTCCATCAGAGATGAAAAGCTGCTGCTAGAAATAAGCGGTGAGTCAGATCAGTTCCTGGCTGTCAGGATTCATAAGCCTGTCACGCATCAAATGAAAGCGGAGATTGCGGCATATATTCATGATTGGTTCGACCTGGGAACCGGCCTGACTTCATTCTATGAAATGGCGAAAAAGGATCCCTTGCTTAAAAAGCCTGCTGAGCAATTTTTCGGACTGAGAGTTATGGGAATTCCCGATTTATTCGAGGCTCTGGCCTGGGGAATCCTCGGACAGCAAATTAACCTTACATATGCATATACACTAAAACGGCGGCTCGTTGAAAAATATGGGGAGCCGCTGGAAAACGGCGGGTGCAAATACTGGCTCTTCCCTGCAGCGGAAACGATTGCCCGGTTAACCATCGAAGATCTGGCCGACTTAAAAATGACCGTAAAAAAATGCGAATATCTGATAGACACAGCCCGCTTAATTGCAAACGGCGAGCTGTCGAAAGAGGACCTGCTTAAAGGCGATGTAAAAGCTGCAGAAAAAAAACTAACGCGAATACGCGGCATCGGCCCCTGGACCGCGCATTATGTCCTCATGCGGTGCCTGCGCTTCCCGAACGCTTTTCCTATCGATGATGTCGGCCTGCATAATGCGATCAAAGTGATCACAGGCTCTGAAAGGAAACCCGCGAGAGAGGAAATCCTGAAATATTCAGCTCGATGGGAGAATTGGGAAGCGTATGCTACTTTTTATTTGTGGAGAGTATTATATTAA
- a CDS encoding bifunctional transcriptional activator/DNA repair enzyme AdaA: MAYEQIPEEYWTAIKDCDKSYDDLFLYGVKTTGIFCRPSCRSRVPNIGNVAIFKNADQAMAENFRPCKRCRPEGLSLPAEEWVKQITGWIDQHYKDPITLHQLGDLFHGSPYHLQRVFKRVTGKSPTEYIQDIRLEKAVHMLETGEHSIADVGASAGFPSTPYFISLFKKKLGTTPAAYRNKTREEKE, from the coding sequence GTGGCTTATGAACAGATTCCGGAAGAATACTGGACTGCAATAAAGGATTGCGATAAATCCTATGACGATCTCTTTCTTTATGGCGTTAAAACGACAGGAATATTCTGCAGGCCATCGTGCCGATCGAGAGTCCCGAATATCGGCAATGTCGCTATTTTTAAAAATGCTGATCAAGCAATGGCGGAAAATTTCAGACCGTGCAAGCGCTGCAGACCAGAAGGCCTCAGCCTGCCAGCAGAAGAATGGGTTAAGCAAATAACCGGGTGGATCGATCAGCATTATAAAGACCCGATTACATTGCATCAATTGGGGGATCTGTTTCATGGAAGTCCCTATCATTTACAGCGGGTGTTCAAACGGGTCACCGGGAAGTCGCCCACAGAGTATATTCAGGATATCCGGCTCGAAAAAGCGGTTCATATGCTGGAGACTGGGGAGCATTCGATTGCCGATGTCGGTGCATCAGCAGGATTCCCCAGCACCCCTTATTTTATCTCTTTATTTAAAAAGAAGCTCGGCACAACCCCTGCAGCATATAGAAACAAAACAAGGGAGGAGAAAGAATGA
- a CDS encoding methylated-DNA--[protein]-cysteine S-methyltransferase, whose protein sequence is MNIEWANLQEGEWSLYLAKTEKGLCYIGSDPEFEEFESSLKKYIPAAVLAENKDALQPYMMEIKEFLQGKRQVFSMDLDVKGTPFQEEVWEALAQIPYGKTVSYSDISARINRPQAVRAAGKAIGANPLLIAVPCHRVIGKNGAITGYRGGIEMKQTLLELEKQG, encoded by the coding sequence ATGAACATTGAATGGGCGAACCTGCAGGAAGGGGAATGGAGCCTTTATCTGGCGAAAACAGAAAAGGGTCTCTGCTATATTGGATCTGACCCGGAGTTTGAGGAATTTGAAAGTTCCCTGAAGAAATATATCCCAGCTGCAGTGCTTGCGGAAAATAAAGATGCATTGCAGCCATACATGATGGAGATAAAGGAATTTCTTCAGGGAAAAAGACAAGTTTTTTCAATGGACCTTGATGTGAAAGGGACTCCGTTCCAAGAAGAAGTCTGGGAGGCATTAGCACAGATTCCTTACGGGAAAACTGTCTCCTATTCGGACATTTCCGCGCGAATAAACAGGCCGCAGGCAGTAAGGGCAGCAGGGAAAGCAATCGGTGCCAATCCACTGTTAATCGCGGTCCCATGCCATCGTGTCATCGGCAAAAATGGTGCGATAACCGGCTACCGAGGGGGCATTGAAATGAAGCAGACTCTGCTTGAATTGGAGAAACAAGGCTGA
- a CDS encoding DUF4181 domain-containing protein, with protein sequence MDWTIRIGFLVAILGGGAFNMTRDPMEWLWFLEPWFLLFIFIGVSESARALMEWKYAENRRAYMVTIIHLVFVLVLLLTVINTDFFWML encoded by the coding sequence GTGGATTGGACCATTCGAATAGGGTTTTTAGTGGCCATCCTGGGCGGAGGCGCTTTTAACATGACGAGGGATCCGATGGAGTGGCTCTGGTTTTTAGAACCATGGTTCCTGCTCTTTATTTTTATCGGTGTTTCAGAAAGCGCCAGGGCTTTAATGGAGTGGAAGTATGCCGAAAACCGCAGGGCTTATATGGTGACCATTATTCATCTGGTCTTTGTTTTAGTTTTGTTATTGACAGTTATTAATACTGATTTTTTCTGGATGTTATAG
- a CDS encoding AraC family transcriptional regulator, producing the protein MQSITCEKRSYSREFHSHQHEFGQFLFPLQGSLDIQTKWQEIKLDPEHCFYLPQGVDHNYRSMDRNEFLILDIPTVYLPEETSSMYIQLNQQWSSIRYLLLEEAGNQGNASSLADLTRYVASKLQIAKPPSIDYIHKHFKESIRLETLAQIEHYHPAYYSAWFKKKTGKSPKAYISDLRLREAKHLLMTTSWSISVISGELGFENSSSFTRWFSRCEGAAPQKYRILKNG; encoded by the coding sequence ATGCAAAGCATCACCTGCGAAAAAAGATCCTATTCCAGAGAGTTTCATTCGCACCAGCATGAGTTTGGCCAGTTTCTGTTCCCCTTGCAGGGCTCCCTGGATATCCAGACGAAATGGCAGGAAATCAAGCTTGACCCCGAGCATTGTTTTTACCTTCCGCAAGGGGTTGATCATAATTATCGGTCCATGGACCGGAATGAATTTTTGATCCTGGATATCCCGACGGTCTATTTGCCGGAAGAGACCAGCAGCATGTATATTCAGCTGAACCAGCAATGGTCTTCGATCCGGTATTTGCTGCTGGAAGAGGCGGGGAATCAGGGGAATGCATCCTCCCTGGCAGATTTGACCAGGTATGTGGCCAGTAAACTGCAAATCGCCAAGCCCCCATCGATTGACTATATTCATAAGCATTTTAAGGAGTCCATCCGATTAGAGACTTTAGCGCAAATCGAACATTATCATCCAGCCTATTATTCCGCATGGTTTAAGAAGAAAACCGGAAAAAGCCCGAAAGCCTATATATCTGATCTTCGATTGAGAGAAGCGAAGCATTTATTAATGACAACCTCCTGGTCCATTTCGGTGATCAGCGGGGAATTAGGGTTTGAAAATTCTTCCTCTTTTACCCGCTGGTTCAGCCGCTGTGAAGGGGCAGCACCACAAAAGTACAGGATCCTTAAGAATGGATAA